The genomic stretch TGCCAGTGTACGCTGAGTGGTAAGTGCAGGATCACgaatgtttatacaggttgagtatcccatatccaaatattccgaaatactgacttttttgagtgagagtgaaatagtgaaacctttgttttttgatggctcaatttacacaaactttgtttaatacacaaagttattaaaaatattgtattaaatgaccttcaggctgtgtgtataaggtgtatatgaaatataaatgaattgtgttaatgtacacacactttgtttaatgcacaaagttataaaaattattggctaaaatgaccttcaggctgtgtgtataaggtgtatatgtagcataaatgcattctgtgcttagatttaggtcccatcaccatataatgatatctcattatggggtggtcttctgtttgccggcggtcgggctcccggtgctcagtataccggcgccgggagcccgacagccggcataccgacacttattttccctcgtgggggtccacgacccccatagagggagaataaaatagtgtggcgcgcatagcgcgccaccgtgcccgtagcgtggcgagcgcagcgagcccgcaaggggctcatttgcgctcgccaagctgtcggtaagccggcggtcgggctcccggcgccgggatgctggtcgccgggagcccgaccgccggccagccgtagtgaacccctcattatggtatgcaattattccaaaacacggaaaaatccgatatccaaaatacctctggtcccaagcattttggataagggatactcaacctgtactaagatTTAGGTTTAGTTGGTAAACATTTGTGTTCTTTAATTACAGACAAGGCATTTGTTTTTGTGTTTATGTTCAAAGCAGTACTTGTTTATGCACCTCTATgtgatagattgtaagctcacattgTAGCCTTGTTGGCACTTCTAacttttaaaatactttttttttatttgcatgcaTGCATTTCTATGTGACGTGAACGAAAAGCAATGTTTTATTAATTTGAAATGCTACAGTGTTGTTGCGCAGCTAAATTGAATCGGGCTCCTAAATGTCGAAATATCTAGCTGATATATTATCATACAGGGTTTTGTGGAATATCTACTGTTGACAGTGCTGTATAACTTTATAaaaagtaccccacacattatattcTAAAACCCATACAAAAGGCTGAAAACTGCACTCCTCATGATGGCTCTTAttatgggtgtagtactgctgaccggcggtcaggagaccgccggtcagcctaccgacgccgggatcccggcagcataccgacgcagggatcccggcggggaggggcgagtgcagcaagccccttgcgggctcggtggcaacctacggtcgccacggtttctattcccactctatgggtgtcgtggacacccacgagtggaaatagtccctgttggtcggcatgccgaccattgggatagtaacccgtcgggctggtggaggaggtcatgtgactgtcggtcagctgaccggcggttacatgaataccaccccttattATAGTACCTATGGTCTGTATCATGCTAAAATAATGACACCAGGATATGTCTGCTTTTCACATTGGTTTCCAAACAAGTGAAAGCAGAAGAGTGCAGGCCATATTAACATTTATATCTATATTTGTCACATTATGTATGTAGTGGCAGCAACAAATCCCACAGCACTTAGCAACTGCATTATATTATGCTAACTGGGCATTTATtgtattttaactttttttctttactAGTAATCTACCAAACTGTTGCATGTAAACTGTCCAGGCTAGTAGTTcttaaactgtgtgctgtggctccctggggtgcctcgggacactcgtaggggtgccttggatttggtggtccaggaccaattaaaattattcatggtcaatgcgtattagacaaaaccagtgctggtggctgtaaaTCAtaccatatgtggacaaacagcagCAAATATTGTTCCTCACCACGCAGTTGAACCTAAGGATGTCCTATAAACACAGTTTTCTTAATTTcagatttctttctaaatttcttaataagaaaccttTGGTCTAGggttgccgtgaaaaaattctgattctCCTAGGGCgcccgtgattcaaaaagtttgggaaccactggtctaggcacTCTGAATTATATGGATTAATACAACCTGTTGTGGGCAACATGACTGACATTTAAGAGACTATTGGTTACAACTATGTTGTTGCATACTTTTTCCTTTAGCATGTATTTTGGTATATTTCATAGGATTACAAAGGCAAACTAACATTTTctcatttttgttttcttttaggTATCCATCTGTGGCGTACATTGGTATACACATTGTGAAGCACAGACTGGACATCATGATGAATAAATAGCATAGGGCTGAATGCATAACTTCCCTGTCAACAACTCCTGGATAGAGTTTGGTTTCCCTGCCTAATGTTTTCTTGGTAATGGAAAGAAGGAAACCGTTTGATATGGAACTTCGTGAATCCGCTGCTAAGTCAAGTAAAAATGACACTGAAGAAGACAAACCAACATGTTTTAGTTGTGTTATCTGTGGGAAAAGTTTCCCTTTCCAGAGCTCACTCTCTCAGCACATGCGCAAGCACACTGGGGAAAAGCCATACAAATGTCCTTACTGTGATCACAGGGCTGCACAGAAAGGAAACTTGAAGATACACCTCCGCACCCACAGAACTGGTACACTTGGTCAGGTCCACGATGTGGAAATGGGCGATTCACATGTTGGAGAAATGGGTGCTTCTGAAGGAATGGGAGTCTGTGCAAGTCCAACTAAAAGCACATCTGCTTGCAACAAAATCCTCAATGGCTCTGTACTATTGGAAGACTCTGAAACGGTGGATGACAACGCGCCTGGTGACTACCATTGTATGTTTTGCAAAAACAAGTATGACAGAAAGAAGGAGCTTGATCAACACCTTCTACAAGTGCACAAGCCATATAAATGCAGATTTTGTAGTTACATGACTTTGCGAGAGGAGACCTTGCTAAATCACATTGAGAAAGATCATATCACAACAGCAATTCCATTAAATAGAGATGCATACacagaaaatggcaaaagtgaactTAATATGGGAGAGTTCCCTTGTGAAGTCTGTGGTCAAGCTTTTAGCCAATCATGGTTCCTTAAAGCCCATATGAAAAAACATCGAGGCTCATTTGACCATGGTTGCCATATATGTGGCAGGAGATTTAAGGAGCCCTGGTTTCTAAAAAACCACATGAAATCTCATGGCCCCAAAACTGGGAACAAAAATAAACCCAAGTCCGATACTGAGCCAGTAGCCACTATTAATGATGTTGTTCAGGAAGAGACTATAATGACTGGCTTATGCCTTTATGaagtttgcattaaatgtggaaatTTATTTACAAACATGGAAAGCCTAAATGCACACAATTTGGTCCATTGCAGTATAGAAGAAAGCACTATTGAAGGCAAAACGGCACATACAAGTGACTATTCACATGATGTGGATTCAGATGTACCTGCATCAAAGCAACATTTCTTAGACTACCTAAAACTACAACCTTTAGAAGCTGTACCTAAAAATTCTGATGCTCAGCAAGGGAAAAGAGTTCCTGAACTTGATCCAATCAATAGCTATCAGGCTTGGCAGCTGGCCACTAAAGGCAGAGTTGCTGAACCAACAGAGTATGTCAAATACTTGGGATGGGATGAAACCATGGCAGATGCAGATGTCACTTATGATAGAGATAAAGGTGAATATATACTGGCCAATCAGGAGAAACGTAAACGAGAACCAGAAAGTAACACTATTGGCAATTCAAAGAAGCGGAGCTGCTCAAGTGGAAATCGCATAGAAAAAAGCGTTGGTAGTCAACTTGGAGAAAATGTTGCAGAGACACCTAGTGACTTGGCGTTTAGACCACCTTCACGTCAGAGCCGACGGTCTTCTCAGAACAAATCCACTGAATGCTTTGAATGTGGAAAGATTTTTAGGACATACCACCAGATGGTACTTCATTCCAGAGTTCATAGAAAGGATCGTAGAAGCCTGAGTGAAAGTGGTTCAGTTTCTCAGCATGACCGATATGGATCAAATAGTGATGGTGAGTCTGCTAGCAGACCCAGTAGTCCTGACTCCGCTTCTGCACCAGAAGACTCTTTGGCATCTGGAATTGGAGATGAAGGAGGTGATGAAGATAGCTTTGAAGAAGCAACTACACCATCGCCAGGTAAGTGAATAGATTAAAGTTGTTACATTATAAACACAAGCTACTAAATTAGCTGGTATGGGTAGTGTTCGTCTTTGTTTTCTATTATTACTACATTTCATCAAAATAACTTACACCTAAACAATGACAATCCATTGTTATACAGTATGTGCACCTCTCTAATTAAAACAATTTGTGTATGGATATGAAGATTGCTTGGCAATGACCACAGTTGAGAGATACATATCATTTTATGTTTCACATTCAGTTTGTGAAAGATCCATGCTAATGTAGGAGACAATGTAAAATGAAAGACAAAGACCAATAAAGTTAAATAATATATACTGCACAGAAGTGCGACTCTACTGTTGCCTGAGCCCTAGTAGCACTCCATTTCCTGagtactatgacacagcaggtaacGTAGATGTTAGCAGGTGAAGCGTTTAAAAGCAGTCACTGAGAtttacagttgtgtcctcatacataattgctgtagtcacgccaaacagccccactGGGCGGTGACTCTGTCTgccctgggtgtctgtttttttttagtttctcttacgtcctagaggatgctggggactccgtaaggaccatggggatagacgggctccgcaggagacatgggcactaagaaagaactttaggtatgggtgtgcactggctcctccctctatgcccctcctccagacctcagtttactactgtgcccagaggaaactgggtgcgttacagggagctctcctgagtttcctgaaagaaagtatatttgttaggttttttattttcagggagcctgctggcaacagactccttgcatcgagggactgaggggagagaaacagacctgctttaatgttaggctctgtttcttaggctactggacaccattagctccagagggatcggtacgcaggtctcaccctcaccgtccgtcccagagccgcgccgccgtcgtcctcgcagagccggaagatagaagccgggtgagtatgagaagaaagaagacttcagaggcggcagaagacttcagatcttcactgaggtaacacacagcagtaaagctgtgcgccattgctcccacacagcacacacaaacggcagtcactgtaagggcgcagggggggcgccctgggcagcaataaaacctctttttctggcaaatgtgtatatatacagctgggcactgtatatataaagagccccagccaggtttttcgatatttgagcgggacagaagcccgccaccgagggggcggggcttcttcctcagcactcaccagcgccattttctccacagcttagcGCTGAGtgcaagctccccggactctcccctgcttatccacggtgaaagagggttttaaagaaggggggggcacataattgtcgcaatatacagattacagcgctatctgggtaaacatattgtgtgttttttcctgggtcattagcgctgggtgtgtgctggcatactctctctctctgtctctccgaagggccttgtgggggaacggtcttcagataagaggattccctgtgtgtgtggtgtgtcggtacgcgtgtgtcgacatgtctgaggtagaaggctctcctagggaggaggtggagcaaatgaatgtggtgtctccgtcgacaacgccgacacctgactggatggatatgtggaatgtttaagtgctaatgtgaatttattgcacaaaagattagacaaagctgaggctagggaacagccagagagtcaacccatgtctgtccctatggcgcagggaccttcggggtctcaaaagcgcccactatcccaaatagtagacactgataccgacacggattctgaccagtgtcgactacgatgatgcaaagttacagctaaaactggctaaatgtattcgatatgattattgcaataaaagatgttttgaatatcacagaggaaccccctgtccctgacacgagggtgcacatgtataagggaaagaaccccgaggtaacctttcccccttctcatgagctgaacgagttgtgtgaaaaagcgtgggaatctccagacaaaaaactgcagattcccaaaaggattcttatggtgtatcctttaccggcaaaggacaggatacggtgggaatcctcccctacggtggacaaagcgttgacgcgcttatccaaaaaggtagcgctgccatcccaagatacggctaccctaagagatcttgctgatcgcaagcaggaggttactttgaagtccatttacacacattctggtactttactcagaccggctattgcgttggcttgggtttgtagcgctgtagcagtgtggacagataccttatcagcggagattgagaccctggataaggataccatcttattgaccctaggacatataaaagatgctcaaagagacattggtttactgggttctagagtcaacgctatgtcgatttctgctagacgagtcctatggacccggcaatggaccggtgatgccgactcaaaaaggcatatggaggttttaccttacaagggtgaggaattgtttggagaaggtctctcggacctggtctccacagctacagctggtaaatccaattttttgccttatattccctcacagcctaagaaaacgccacattatcaaatgcagtcctttcggtcacagagaaacaagaaagtacgaggtgcgtcctttcttaacagagttaagggcagagggaaaaagctgcacaacacagctctgcacaacacagctagttcccaggaacagaagtcctccccggcctctacaaaatccactgcatgacgctggggctccgctaagggagtccgccccagtgggggcacgtcttcgacttttcagccacatctgggttcactcacaggtggatccctgggcaatagaaattgtttctcagggttacaagcaggaattcgaagaggtgcctcctcgccggtttttcaaatcggccctgccggattcttccccagaaagggagttagtgttaaatgcaattcacaaattgtatcttcaacaggtggtggtcaaggttcccctacttcaacaagggaggggatattactcaaccctgtttgtagtctcgaaaccggacggttcggtcagacccattttaaatttaaaatcccttaacctatacttgaaaaggttcaagtacaagatggaatcgctcagagcggtcatcgccagcctggaagggggggattttatggtatccctggaaataaaggatgcataccttcatgttcccatatatccacctcatcaggcatacctgagatttgcggtacaggattgtcattaccaatttcaaacgttgccgtttgggctttccacggccctgaggattttcaccaaggtaatggcggaaatgatggtgctcctgcgcaagcagggtgtcacaattatcccgtacttggacgatctcctcataaaagcgagatcaagagagcagttgctgagcagcgtgtcactttcactgaaagtgttacagcaacacggctggattctcaatatcccgaagtcgcagttggttcctacgactcgtctgaccttcttgggcatgattctggatacagaccagaaaagggtttatcttctgatagaaaaggctcaggaactcatgaccctggtcaggaacctattgaagccaaaacaggtgtcagtgcttcactgcactcgagtcctgggaaagatggtggcatcgtacgaggccattcccttcggcaggttccatgcgaggacctttcaatgggacctactggacaagtggtccgggtcccatctacagattcatcagttgatcgccctgtcccccatggccagggtatctctcctgtggtggctacagagtgctcaccttctagagggccgcaggttcggcattcaggactgggttctggtgaccacggacgcgagcctccgaggttggggagcagtcacacagggaagaaacttccaaggactttggacaagtcaagagacttgtcttcacatcaacgtcctggagctgagggccatatacaacgcccttcgtcaagcggagaccttacttcgcgacctaccagttctgattcagtcagacaacatcaccacagtggctcatgtaaaccgccaaggcggcacaaggagcagagtggcaatggcggaagccaccaggattcttcgctgggcggaaaatcatgtaagcgcaccttcagcagtgttcattccgggagtggacaactgggaagcagaattcctcagcaggcacgacctgcatccaggagagtggggacttcatgaggaagtcttcgcacagattgcaagtcagtggggactgccccagatagacatgatggcgtcccgcctcaacaaaaagctacagaggtattgcgccaggtcaagagaccctcaggcggtagctgtggacgccctagtgacactgtgggtgttccagtcggtttatgtgtttcctcctcttcctctcatcccaaaggtgttgagaataataagaaaaagaggagtacagacaattctcattgttccagattggccgcgaagggcctggtatccggatctgcaggagatgctcacagaagatccgtggcctcttcctctaaggcagggtctgttccaagacttaccgcggctgtgtttgacggcatggcggttgaacgccggatcctagcggaaaagggcattccggatgaggtcattcctactctgataaaggctagaaaggacgtgacagctaaacattatcactgtatatggcgaaagtatgtttctaggtgtgaggccaggaatgctcctacggaagaattccatctgggccgtttccttcacttcctacaaactggagtgaatttgggcctaaaattaggctccattaaggttcagatttcggccttatccattttctttcagaaagaattagcttctctcccagaagtacagacttttgtgaagggagtgctgcatattcagcctccttttgtacctccggtggcgccttgggaccttaatgtggtgttgagtttccttaagtcgcactggtttgaaccacttaaaacggtggagttaaaatatctcacttggatggtggtcatgttgttagccttggcttcggctaggcgagtgtcggaattggcggctttgtctcataaaagcccctatctggttttccatatggatagagcggaattgcggacccgtcctccatttttgcctaaggtggtgtcatcttttcataagaaccaacctattgtggtgcctctgGCTacgcgagatttggaggattcagagtcccttcatgtggtcagggctttgaaaatttacgtggccagaacggctagagtcagaaaaacagaagcactgtttgtcctgtatgcagccaacaaggttggcgcacctgcttcaaagcagactattgctcgctggatctgtaacacgattcggcaggctcattctacggctggatttgcGTTACCAAatttggtcaaggcccattccactaggaaggtgggctcttcttgggcggctgcccgaggggtctctgcactacagctgtgctgagctgctacttggtcgggttcaaacacctttgcaaaattctataagtttgataccctggctgaggaggacctcctgtttgctcaatcggtgctgcagagtcatccgcactctcccgcccgtttgggagctttggtataatccccatggtccttacggagtcctcagcatcctctaggacgtaagagaaaataagattttaaacctactggtaaatctttttctcgtagtccgtagaggatgctgggcacctgtcccaagtgcggactacttctgcaagacttgtatatagttttgcttactaaagggttatgttatagtttcatcggtctcggactgatgctatgttgttttcatactgttaactggttagtatatcactagTTATactgtgtgaatggtgtgggctggtattgaatcttgcccttggattaacaaaaatcctttcctcgtactgtccgtctcctctgggcacagtttctctaactgaggtctggaggaggggcatagagggaggagccagtgcacacccatacctaaagttctttcttaaagtgcccatgtctcctgcggagcccgtcatatccccatggtccttacggagtccccagcatcctctacggactacgagaaaaagatttaccggtaggtttaaaatcttttttttctgCCGATAATGCTTTTTAGTCACAACACAGTGTGGCTAGGACACACGAGAGGAGATTGTGCTGATtagtttgatatatgacacttgtatatctctgtgcgactgagtctctgaatctgtatataaagTTTTACAATGTAGCCGGCATAGCATTTTTCCAACAAAAGTTCCATTATGCTTCGTATACAGTCTCTGTCACACACCATACAAGTGtcctatatcaaattaatcagcacagtctcctggtgcgccctagtcacattgcattgcgagtaagggtgtgtacacatggtgagattcaagctatgcccgattctcactatgcaacaggggccaggtcggcacatagtcagtatcgcaagcacataatgagtgtgcttgcgatactgactatgtgcgattttggcttagTGTTAATTTTgactctcttctatagagatagtcaaaattgacttgcctgcacagtctatctattcttgcaatGCCGACCCCGCGGGAccccgcatcggcatcgaatcgggatcgcaaggtgactgtcaccttgcgatctgcactaacttttctatatagtcagaatcggaagaaaaaatctcaccgtgtgtacacacccttagtcacATTTTGGGCAAAAATAGACGCGCAGCAtctgcagagttgcacaggacctgtttgcacactcacgccaggcatctcacgctgcatggcgtattgaggctagatgtatgaggacacatctctaggTGTTTGAATTAATACTTGTCCGCAGCTCACATTGTAGATACGTTGCAAACATGTCTTAATATTTGATACTAATATATTCATAtccaaaatgtaaaaaataaatatactcAAAATTAATAAACACAAAACGCCAATTATTTAAGTTGAATCTGTGAAACTACAGGTATGAGAGCTGGCTCTCGGGTGCATACATTGTAGTCTGACACTTTAAATCATTTAATCTGGTAATCTAGAATGTGAATTTGTTGCACCTTTTTTGTGGGGGTGTAAAACAAAATATGTTCCTTTATAGTACACAAGTAGAGGTTTACTATGAAAGGGTCAAGATTTCAGGATAAGAGTAATCTAGCTCGCCTTACAAATGTTGAACTGTGCCAGATGTTCTTTATACAAATGTAAATGTTATGCCTGCAAAAACAAGATCTTTGAGCCTGAAACTAAGCACAGCTGTTTTCCTTCCCATTTCAGTACATTTTGACCATGAACTATGAAGGATATATAAAATGATGAAGCAAGTTAGAGAGGAAAGGCAATAGAAATTAGGTAGCTAAgaacatattgtgtgtgtgtgtatgtatgtatgtatatgtatgtgtgtgtgtgtatgtatatatatatatatatatatatatacatacacatattttaCATTAATCTGAAACGAGTGCTTAGAATATGTCATTTGGTTGAGAACAGTGGCAAACAAATATTTCACATTCATTCATAGACGTTACCATGCGCATGGTTTTTTTAACCATAAATTATCTTTTTTAAAATGCAGAGGTGATTATTTTCAAATTGCGGGCCCTGGAGAGACAGGGCGTGGTCAAATTTTGGAAGGCATGGCCATGTCCCCTTAGAAAAAGGAAATAAAAAATACCCTGCGGAGGGGTACATTTATACTCCTCCACAGCTTTCCAGGCCCTCACTGTGCCCTGGTGGGTCCCTTAGAAAATGCTGGGTAATTAGATCCCATTTCCCCCTCTTAGTGCCCTTTACTCTGTGTCAAACAATGTAATGTCAAGAAGTAGTTTGTACAGTTTATAATATAAGAAACCAGAATTCCTTTGGTTAGGGAAAATAAGTGAACTGAAGTTTTTCTGACTTATTCTCACAAGATGCAAAAACTATGCTGATCGTTTAAATTCTTACTTGTGTTACTAATAACAAATACCCCTTTACACAGCTATTGTCACGTTGCACCTGGGATTTGTACACGGGTCATTCCCGGGTGCAACATAGCGAAACCCCTTTAAGACGGACAGCCCAACCCGGCATGTTGCTGTGTTGGTGACGTCACCACTCACTCGTCCAGAGGTAGCTCTTGGAGATGAGATGAGATGATGATGATGTGAACATGTCCTGGGTCGCATCGGCCCGACTTATCAGTTCACACCACACCGTGAgctgggttgaacacatgttcaagccTGCTTGCTACCAGAGTTGAAATACTggattatttcaactggcccctttcagactgcaccatATCCCGGTTTATTGCTGGGGGCCTGAAAAGGGGGTATCATGTACTTACGGCACCAGGCTCctaacaaccttctaccttgatAATTGCTATATATGAATACGAGCCACCGCTTTATCCATGTAGGTAAAGGAAAATCATCGTAAGAATACTTTACGGTTTGCTCTATGACTACACAATATGACAGCCATTTTATTTTTGACTGAACCAGTATTCATGAGAATTTAGCCTTTTTATATTCAGCTAATTGATTGTAAGGAAATCAAATTCTGAATGTTTGTAAAAATAGTCACTCCCTTATATTTTAATATACATTACATGCTATTTTGCTGgtggttagtacaggttgagtatcccatatccaaatattccgaaatacggacttttttgagtgagagtgagatagtgaaacctttgttttttgatggctcaatgtacacaaactttgtttaatacacaaagttattaaaaatattgtattaaatgaccttcaggctgtgtgtataaggtgtatatgaaacataaatgaattgtgtggatgtagacacactttgtttaatgcacaaagttataaaaaatattggctaaaatgaccttcaggctgtgtgtataaggtgtatatgtaacataaatgcattctgtgcttagatttaggtcccatcaccatgatatctcattatggtatgcaattattccaaaatacggaaaaatcccatatccaaaatacctctggtcccaagcattttggataagggagactcaacctgtatcaatatATAATAGCAGCAGAAGGGggacttttatgagtgacttatTTCTCTGATGgtgttgtctgagcagggcacaaaATATTCTAAATTAAATACTAAattaaaggtcttgggtcctaattcagaatggattgcaatactgagaaattgcagttgtttgtgagtagaaaggcgccgcctgACAGGCGCCCCATGCAAGTTGGA from Pseudophryne corroboree isolate aPseCor3 chromosome 5, aPseCor3.hap2, whole genome shotgun sequence encodes the following:
- the ZNF516 gene encoding zinc finger protein 516: MERRKPFDMELRESAAKSSKNDTEEDKPTCFSCVICGKSFPFQSSLSQHMRKHTGEKPYKCPYCDHRAAQKGNLKIHLRTHRTGTLGQVHDVEMGDSHVGEMGASEGMGVCASPTKSTSACNKILNGSVLLEDSETVDDNAPGDYHCMFCKNKYDRKKELDQHLLQVHKPYKCRFCSYMTLREETLLNHIEKDHITTAIPLNRDAYTENGKSELNMGEFPCEVCGQAFSQSWFLKAHMKKHRGSFDHGCHICGRRFKEPWFLKNHMKSHGPKTGNKNKPKSDTEPVATINDVVQEETIMTGLCLYEVCIKCGNLFTNMESLNAHNLVHCSIEESTIEGKTAHTSDYSHDVDSDVPASKQHFLDYLKLQPLEAVPKNSDAQQGKRVPELDPINSYQAWQLATKGRVAEPTEYVKYLGWDETMADADVTYDRDKGEYILANQEKRKREPESNTIGNSKKRSCSSGNRIEKSVGSQLGENVAETPSDLAFRPPSRQSRRSSQNKSTECFECGKIFRTYHQMVLHSRVHRKDRRSLSESGSVSQHDRYGSNSDGESASRPSSPDSASAPEDSLASGIGDEGGDEDSFEEATTPSPGLKPYHQEFSAEDMAMKISDTNHHHTFKSEDTSECESTECKIDLQNPSFVSNNHPDYSLVKTEFCPDLKIPAFKYNKDPHKPIQNIPSSMSVVQSSVDTVNMKKHLLPAKTHTDGKAINLLKEHSTTENNGTDKQEFIPLDLSEKSSRDEICSKSAVDALQASLIVHQCPYCSHNTYYPEVLWMHKRIWHKVSCNSMAPQWVQQNGFKNLKNNVLFLVRNGRTGPPPALGGKECPPLPITKFTRTQTPSQSTASKSNSSTLGNVSKATSGSQVRVNSRGFSGPKAANFDTQRQPKVVQAQEQYNTVQQPSSKAKNDSSPKLTLTGNYSKYHTSAQTSASRQILQPCSSKQAEKYTMSQGAPSFASPNKLYLSDAIKTKFSLSQPQFPFHKVDSHIKQENPIVPPRESQAKIINDLGTVPNCSAGPKTSPVLQNQQSTTVAPSPFHPVKQEPASEGHEKRIDVLNIFKPYIPKDLATLYQSWGGSNNNLDNAGMLRTQARQGDCVCIECGKCFTQPSHLRTHMRSHTVVYESNGLRGTEVHTTSADAPKQGRDHSSADIVHTVPLKKGT